Genomic DNA from Mus musculus strain C57BL/6J chromosome 11, GRCm38.p6 C57BL/6J:
GCTGACTTTTGCGTCTTCTGGGCTCTGATCTGCAGTCTTTCTTCTTTGCTGCTTGGTTTGTCTGAGAGAGACTCTCAGCTTTTGTTGCTTACCCTGACAGCAAGGGATCTTGTGAAattggtcagtttcaggaacttcctgaaactATATGAGTTGTTTGCATCCCTACTTAAGGAACTTCCATGCAGGATGGGGTGTTTTAATTTCAAAGGAAACTGTTATACAACAGTCCTCACATAATGTTGTAGTTAGGGCTCAGCACATGACTCTGGATAGAGAAGTCTTCAGACAACATAGGTGACAGGAGATAGAGCAGGAGCTGTGGAGGGTGAAGACATCTTAGGAGAAATGCGCTCCTAAGGGCGAAGCTAGCAGATGACTGTCTTCCCAAGACGTTGGAGCTTGATGCTCCCTTCCTGGTAAACCACTTCCTCCTGCCTGGTGGCCAACTGGCATCCCTGAAAGGCCACCATTTCCCAGGAGTTCCGATGGCCACCAGACAGCAGGTTGGTCACAATCCACAGCTTTTGTCATAGAAGGGGAAGGGCTTTGATCTTACTGGATAGATCAGGCCAGACACCAGTATTCAGTGCCACCTGGAGGTTGGCTATAGGACTTGGTGGTTTGCTCAGACTGGGATCAAGGACACAGTGAGCAGGCATGATCTGTCCCTGTTAGCTATGAGGAAACTGCCAGGCAGCAGCAAATGATTGGGCTCCGGGCCCCCACTGTGTATGCTGTCCCCTGAGCCACAGGAAGGTCCCAGAGCACCCTTCTGACCAGTGCGGAGGAATGCTCAGGGGAAGGGTACTGCTGTCCCTGCACTATAGAGCACTGGAAGTACAGCTGCCTCCTTTCAGCGACTCACACGGTCTCAGTGCAGAGCCTGGACTGAGCAAGGGAAAGGCGGCAGTCTGAGCACACCTCCTCCCCAGGGCTGTCCATGAGGCATCTGAGCCTCCTGCCCGGCCCAGATGTCGTGTGACCTGCTATGACTCACTGGATCGTGAGTACTTGTTCCATGAACCCTGACACACAAGACAAGAGACCCTCAGCACACCTCAAACAATCGCCAGACACGGGTTGAGGTGCACAATATTCTCTGATTACTCCTAACTGGCTCCAAAGAACCAGGTCTCTGCTCAGAGAAGAGGAGATGCACAGAGGTACTCAGGGTTTGCAACTGGGGCAGGAAACCCCAGAATCCATGCTTAGATTTACAAGAGTCGCCTCTAATTGGGACTCCGAGTCGGGGCTATTTCTGGTGTTGGCGCGGCTCCAAGAAGGCACTCACTGTGTGCTGCCCCACACATAGAGAAGGAGAATGAGCGAGTCGGGCTCAAAGTCCAGCCAGCCCCTGGCCTCCAAGCAGGAAAAGGATGGGACTGAGAAGCGAGGCCGGGGCAGGCCACGCAAGCAGCCTCCGGTGAGTCCTGGGACGGCGCTGGTCGGGAGTCAGAAAGAGCCCAGTGAAGTGCCAACTCCGAAGAGACCTCGGGGCCGACCAAAGGGAAGCAAGAATAAGGGCGCCGCCAAGACCCGGAAAGTCACCACAGCTCCAGGGAGGAAACCAAGGGGCAGACCCAAGAAactggagaaggaggaagaggagggcatcTCCCAGGAGTCCTCTGAGGAGGAGCAGTGATCACCACTCGCAGTGCCGCCTGCTCCATAGCCACTGAGGAGCAGCTgtcccctgggactggaagccctgctcccaggcccctccccgcccccactgcACACTACCGCACCAGGCACCAGCTGCAGGCTCTGCTCCGCAGCACCCAAGGGAGCAGGATTCGGCTCAGTCCCTGTGCCCTCCTCCCGAACACACCTGCCCCATCCTGACAAGGCTAACTTCCCATTTAGCCGCAGCCCGGCCTGCTGCGCACCTCCCTCAGAGCCGTGGCTCTCTGGGCGCTTTGTTTTGCGGGTCCCTTCTGCCCTGCTGTTCCTGGCTTCCCCGTAGAGGGTCCTGGGAGCATTCCCTGGCCTTAAGGGGCCCCGGCCCCATCTCACTCTGACAAGGCCCAGTGGCTGACCTAGCAGCAGCAGTGTGGTCAGGGCAGGGGATGCTTAGATCCCAGCATGTCCCCACCAAAGTATCACCGGGTGGGTTTCTCAGCCCCTCCTGCCCCACCCTACAGAGATCATGCACTGGGTTGGCTGAGCCCCTTGACAACAGGAAGTAGGATGATGTTGGCTCCACCCACTTTAATGTTCTCACCTGAGACTAGACAGATGGGGTTACCGCCCATCTCCAGAGTAAGGGCCTGTTCTCGCCTCCACCAAAGGCAAACGGGCACCAACACGCCTCCCCCAGTCCACTCTAGGCTGTTCCTTCCTCCCGCAGGGCACTAAGGAGCTAGCCTTGCCGCCCCCTCCTTTTcgctcctccctgccccccatgGTTCTGGTTCCATCTTCTCCTCTGTTCACAAACTACCTCTGGAcggttgtgttgttttttttttgttccatgtTCATTCTTAGATACCCACTATTGCTGCTGCTACCAGCGTCAGATGTTCATCCTCCTGAATTTGCCTGTATTCTCTCCCCCACACAATACACTCGAGGGGAAGGGGGGCTGGGGCGCAGCAGACTGGTTACCTACCCCACACTAAGGAAGATGGGGCCCCACCCCGTGGATGCTGCAGCAGAGTGAGGATGGGGGCCCACTTTGATGGGAAAAGGGTGTAGGGCCACCTCCCCTTGttctgtgggggaggggtggccaGTATTTGTCCCAGCCTGGGGCTTCCTCCCTGGTTTCTTATTTGCAGTTActtgaataaaaaacaaatagcCTTTTCTggacagtcaaaaaaaaaaaaaaaaaaaaaaaagatttacaagAGTCCTGCCTCAAAGTAAAGACGGTGCCTCAGTGTCTCTGCCAAAGGCGGAGTTCCTGGCTGGTACGGGGCAGCAGGTGAGGGGCACCTGGGAGGAACAGATTGAGGGGAACAGCCAGGGGACTCTCTAGACACACTGCAGGCATGGTGGGTTCTTGGGTCCCTGGGCATTGGAATCCAGTGTGCCTGCTCCAGCTAGATCACATCACTACCTTCAtttataacaacaaaacaaaaagtcccaAGCTGATGCTTCTGTCCAGATAATTCCAAACCCAGCAATCTCACTGCCCTGGGCCGAGGGTGTGGCTCACATCACCGAGCATCACTGATGGGGCACCGTTGGCTTAGTATGCTctcaggccctgggttcaagacTCCACATCTCATTGCTGAAAATTCAGATTCCTTCTTTAGGTTGCCCCTTCCTTCCCGCTACACTGCTGTGTCAGACCCTCtcacaggcacatgtgtgtgcacacatgcttcCACTGCTTTGTCAGACGttctacatgtgtgtgcacacttctTCTCATTggctcgttttgttttgttttggtttggttttttgtttttcgagacagggtttctctgtatagccctggctgtcctggaactcactctgtagaccaggctggcctcaaactcagaaatctgcctgcctctgcctcccaagtgctgggattaaaggcgtgcgccacccccACCCGGCTCTCATTGGCTCTTTAAGTCCCGCACGAGCAGCTGATTGGCACTTCTGAGGAGCAAGGAGGGCTGCCAGGAGGGAGCAGAATGTCTGCCCCAACCCTGCCCCACTCACTAGTTCCATCTTAACAACCTTAACCCTCCCCTTACTGCAGGAGGACACTGGTGTCAGTAGCATGAAGCTGAATTTCAGTGGGCTGAGGGCCCTGGTGACAGGGACAGGGAAAGGTGAGTGTGAGCAGGGAAGCAGGTGAGTGTGAGCGGGGAAGTAAGATGAATGTGAGCAGGCAAGTGAGGTCAGTGTGAGCAGGAAAGTGGAGAGAGTGTGAACAAGGAAGTGGGGTGAGAGTGAGCAGGAAAGGTGAGTGTGAGCGGGGAAGTGAGATGAGTGTGGAAAGGTGAGTGTGATCAGGGGAAGGTGTGTGAGTGAGGAAAGGTGAGTGTGAGCGGGTGGGGAGTTGgactggaaagaggaaggaggccaGCCTCAGCATTGTCCCCTGGCCAGAGACCTGCTGCCCACCAGGTCAGATTGCCAGCCTCTCCTTGGCTACCACGTGCTCCACTCTGAAGGACAAGCTGGGCTCGGCATCAAGGCAGTTCCTAGGTCCAGGCTGGGAAGATGGGCACTAGTCACCCTTCTCTGGGACACCATCATGAGCATGAGGGGACTGTCTTCTTTGACCTGATACCAGTCTGTCTGGCCTCTGACAAGGGGATAGTCCTACCTCACCCTGGCTTACAGCCTTTTGGTCAGCACACTTGCGCTGCTTGGAGCAACAGTCTTTACTTAACCCTTCCAGGACCCAGATCCTTCTGTAACCAGGCCTACAAGGCCCTTGTTCCACCATTCTCCTACAGGGAATAGACAGTGTACTGTGAAGGCCCTGCATGCCTCAGGAGCCAAAGTGGTGGCTTTGACTCGGACCAACGCAGACCTGGTCAGCCTTTCAAAGAGTTAAGGCACAGAGACTGCCATGGCTGGGGCCTGTTCTCCACCCTCAAGAATACATTAGAAGCTGGCTGAGACAATGTCTCAGGCCACCAATGTCCCCCACAGTGTCCTGGGATAGAGTCCGTGTGTGGACCTGGGTGACTAGGAGGTCACATAGAAGGAGCTGGGTGGTATCGGCCCTGTGGACTTGCTGGTGAACAACACAGGGGTGGTGCTGATGCAGCCTTTTATAGAGTCTACAAAGGAGATCTTTGACAGGTGGGCCCTCAGGGAGAGCAGGCAGGCTGGGGAGGGTCACTGAAGATGGCTGGCTCAGTAGGCTGATAGTCCCCTTCTGCTAGGTCCTTCATTGTAAATGTGTGTGCTGTTCTGCAGGTGTCTCAGGTGAGGAGACAGGAGGGCTGTGGCCCAGATGCAAACCtggagagggtggggtgggataaTGCATATGTTTGCCCTAAACTCTTGACTTCCAGATGGTAGCCTGAGGCATGATTAACTGTGGAGTGGCAGGATCCATTGTTAACATCTCCAGCTTGGTGGCCTATGTCACCTATCCTGACCTGACCACCTACTGTGAGTGCATTGTGGTAGGAACAGGAGTAGGTTCTGTGTGGTCCTCCCAGAAGGAGGACTGAATAACTGAGGGGTCctcaacactcacacacatccacaGGCTCCACCAAGGGCACATTAACTATGTTGACCAAAGCCATGGCCATGGAACTAGGGCCACACAAGGTAGGCACAGGGGGCCGGGCCACACCTGAGGGACAGGCGATGGGCACCTGGGGCAGGGCTGGGGGTTGAGGGTGAGGACTATAGAAGGCTCTGAGCACTGGGCTCAGGGTTCATCTGGACAGAGTAAGCAAGCTCATCAGGCCGGTCCTGGGGCGGCGAGTCCTGAGCTGGGCAGGTAGGGCTCCTTCCTCAGCTGTGCCACCAGCTGTGGCTTCTGGCCCCAGATCCGGGTAAACTCCGTAAACCCCACTGTGGTGCTGACTGACATGGGCAAGAAagtctctgcagaccctgagTTTGCCAGGAAGCTCAAGGAGCGCCACCCACTGAGGAAGTTCGCAGGTCAGCTGGGGACAGTGGGTGAGGGGAACTATGTGGTTTGTCAGCAGCCAAGCAAGGGAGAGAGCCTTGACTGGTCTGTTCTCCTGCAGAGGTTGAAGACGTCATCCAACAGCATCCTCTTCCTGCTCAGCGACAGAAGTGCCTCTACCAGTGGCGGTGGCATCCTGGTGGATGCTGGCTACCTGGCCTCCTAGTCTGCCCAGATGGCACCTACAGACCCCTGGAGACTTCCCTGGATCCACTCTCACACCACACCTCTGCCTTCAACCCAGGTCATCAGCTCTGCTTCTACCCTGTGGATCTACCCCACATCCATCCCCACCCTCAGGTCCAGGATCTCCCATCCTCTGTATCAGCTAGGCTGGGCTGATTTGCTTAAATAAATGGACCATagtttctgtcttagtcagggtttgtagtcctgcacaaaacatcatgactagaaagtaagctggggaggaaagggtttattcagctgacacttccacgttgctgttcatcaccaaaggaagacaggacaggaactcgcacaggacaggaacttggaggcaggagctgatgcagaggccatgggtggacgctgcttactggattgcatcccctggcttgctcagcctgctttcttatagaacccaggactactagcccaggtgtggcaccacccacaatgggatgggcccttccatccttgatcactaattgagaaaattctttacagctggatctcatggaggcacttcctcaagagaggctcctttctctgtgataactccagcttgtgtcaagttgacacacaaatccAGCCAGTACAGTATCCCAAATCCTGAAAGCACACACCTGGTGCACTGTGGAAGCAGTGTTGTATGGTCATCTGTGCATTTACACGACCCATTGTTTTGTGCAGAATGCCTGGGTGGAGAGATTACATAGGTGCCCCTAGTTCCCCCTTTGGATCCTGCTGCTGCCTCTTGTCTATCACCTCCTCCAGGCCTGTGTCAGTGACCATGGCCTGGAAACCCCAGGTTTATGGTGGCCCTGCATGACCTGGGATTGGGATACAGACAGTTGGCTCTTTAAAAAGGAGGGGTATACAGTCAAACAATATGTGAAACTGTTTGTCAGGGTTAGTGGCTGAACAGAAGTGGGAGTAACACAAGGATCCCCTTACACAAGGAAGTGGTTTTTCAAAGTGCATGGGATTGATCCAACTACAGAGAGTGGAGTCTGTTTAGTCAACCTTTGTCCTGGCTGCTCCTAtggcaacttgacacaggctagagtcatcagagaggaaggagcctcagatgagaaaatgcctccatgagatccagctgtaagattagcatttccctaatgagtgattgataggggagggAACAGCCCattgtggtgccatccctgggccagTGGTCCTTGGTTCTACGAGAAAGCAACCCAAGGGAAGCAGTggtgccacacgcctttaatcccagcacttgggaggttagAGGCGGAtctctgctgggcatggtggtgtatgcctttatcccagagctcaggaggcaggggAAAAAGGATCTGTGGGTTCGAGCCAACCtgctgagttctaggacaaccaggactacatggagacctcaaaataaaacaaaactggttttatttgtatgggtgttttgtgtgcatatatctGTGTACAACTTGCAAGCCTGATGCTCTCAGAAGTCATGGCATCAGAGGCTCTGGACCTGGAATtgtgggtggctgtgagccaatatgttggttctgggaacccatttgttgattttttttctttcctcttgcttttttttaaagatttatgtatttatttattttaatgtatatgagcacactgtagctgtacagattgtgagccttcatgtggttattgggaattgTATTTAGGACCTCCACTCACTTATTAtttgctacgctctctggtcgagtcagcttgacaggctgaggcttgaaagctactcacaaggcaaaagagtttcacagaaactcgctcttggagtctggcgttctctctaacccatgcattaattttccattcccgcgttagtctagtggatggatccacatgctctcttttagtattttcctattataagtgccttttaagattgaattctgacatagctaaagccttccgccagtgttccaacagtcctagaacatccttgagcaagaccatgggcttaaAATTTAGTAAGAAtattgctattcagtgacatttagaatagcctctggtattatattatcacttagaataaaagccaagttgcaTCCATAtataggaatttacaatggtttaggaagtagatcgggctatggctttagagtattgcattattcatgagatggttagctagaacagaactccctagttagaaccatgacttgggtgtgaaagcccttgccctaggagagtaaagacctcacacctggcttctaagctGAGTTACACCCTTACActcgtatttacaatggcctaaggggaaggtggactatacaatagactaaaataggaactatggcaaaggCACgaagcccttgttgatcccagttgttaacaatgaattttatcccaggtggttcctgttagaccttctgtgtttgcattcctctgttttatataagaatccagtaacctctttgtaccttgctggtatgttacccaacttccttattgtcttcagtataaaaagtctgatgctcgatttgacaaaatacattcagatactacacaacctctcctgtgtgcatctgtctgtcaattcatccgacgctttgcccacccgcgactagagaccctttccacacagacaaaggggcccagagggtctgcggcaattattatacataagtgcacTCTAGcggtcttcagatgcaccagaagggggcgtcagatttcattatgggtggttgtgagccatcatatggttgctgggatttgaactcaggaccttaccctctgagccattttgtttgtttgttgaaacagggtttccctgtgtagctctggctgtccttgaactcagaaaacaactgtctgcctctgcctcttgagtactgggacttACAGGAGGGTTCTCTGACCACCTGGCCTATTTTGTTGATTCTTATGTAACCAATGCAGCAACTCCATATCTGGATTTTCTTCTGCCTCCAGTAAAGACTTTTGAACTCTCCACCTTCtttaactactttttaaaagatttgtttattatatgtaagtacactgtagctgtcttcagacacaccagaagagggtgtcagatctcatttcggatggttgtgagccaccatgtggttgctgggatttgaactcaagacctttggaagagcagtcagtgctcttaaccgctgagccatct
This window encodes:
- the Hmga1b gene encoding high mobility group protein HMG-I/HMG-Y isoform 2 (isoform 2 is encoded by transcript variant 2), whose protein sequence is MSESGSKSSQPLASKQEKDGTEKRGRGRPRKQPPKEPSEVPTPKRPRGRPKGSKNKGAAKTRKVTTAPGRKPRGRPKKLEKEEEEGISQESSEEEQ
- the Hmga1b gene encoding high mobility group protein HMG-I/HMG-Y isoform 1 (isoform 1 is encoded by transcript variant 1), with product MSESGSKSSQPLASKQEKDGTEKRGRGRPRKQPPVSPGTALVGSQKEPSEVPTPKRPRGRPKGSKNKGAAKTRKVTTAPGRKPRGRPKKLEKEEEEGISQESSEEEQ